In a genomic window of Magnolia sinica isolate HGM2019 chromosome 16, MsV1, whole genome shotgun sequence:
- the LOC131229321 gene encoding probable galacturonosyltransferase-like 1, with protein MPKPTHPLLLALFFSLQLLRANAKASPQFREAPQFYNSPNCPPIPSNPLCDPSTVHVAMTLDAAYLRGSMAVILSVLQHSSCPQNIHFHFLSTSSYSHLPRLISNSFPSLRFRVYRFNDSTVSGLISASIRAALDRPLNYARSYLASLLPVCVLRVIYLDSDLILVDDIAKLAATRLGDSAVLAAPEYCNANFTSYFTPAFWSNPVLSLTFAGRRACYFNTGVMLLDLDRWRAGRYTARIEEWMELQKRMRIYKLGSLPPFLLVFAGEIAAVDHRWNQHGLGGDNLRGVCRELHPGPVSLLHWSGKGKPWERLDANRPCPLDALWTPYDLLQTPFSLDS; from the coding sequence ATGCCTAAACCTACGCACCCTCTCCTGCtcgctctcttcttctctctgcaGCTTTTACGCGCAAATGCCAAAGCTTCCCCTCAATTTCGTGAAGCCCCTCAGTTCTACAATTCTCCAAATTGCCCTCCCATCCCATCCAACCCCCTCTGCGACCcatccaccgtccacgtggcgATGACCCTGGACGCGGCCTATCTTCGAGGATCAATGGCCGTGATCCTCTCCGTCCTCCAGCATTCCTCCTGCCCCCAGAACATCCACTTCCACTTCCTCAGCACGTCATCTTATTCCCACCTCCCTCGACTCATCTCCAATTCGTTCCCTTCCCTCCGATTCCGAGTCTACCGATTCAACGACTCGACCGTGTCGGGACTCATCTCCGCCTCTATCCGCGCCGCCCTAGACCGCCCTCTCAACTACGCTCGCTCCTACCTCGCCTCGCTCCTCCCCGTCTGCGTCCTCCGAGTCATCTACCTCGACTCGGACCTCATCCTGGTCGACGACATTGCGAAACTCGCCGCGACTCGACTCGGTGACTCGGCCGTGCTGGCCGCGCCCGAGTACTGCAACGCCAACTTCACCTCCTACTTCACCCCGGCCTTCTGGTCCAACCCGGTCCTTTCGCTAACGTTCGCCGGGAGGCGCGCGTGCTACTTCAACACGGGCGTAATGCTGCTCGATCTGGACCGTTGGCGCGCGGGCCGATACACGGCGAGGATCGAGGAGTGGATGGAGCTGCAGAAGCGGATGAGGATCTACAAGCTGGGATCGCTGCCTCCGTTTCTGCTCGTATTCGCTGGAGAGATCGCCGCCGTTGATCACAGATGGAACCAGCACGGCCTCGGTGGTGACAATCTGAGGGGGGTGTGCCGGGAACTGCACCCCGGGCCGGTCAGCCTCCTGCATTGGAGTGGGAAGGGGAAACCGTGGGAGCGGCTAGACGCGAACCGGCCCTGCCCTCTGGACGCGCTCTGGACGCCGTACGATCTGCTGCAGACCCCCTTCTCTCTGGATTCTTGA
- the LOC131229080 gene encoding cytochrome c biogenesis protein CCS1, chloroplastic: MLLQALPMDLLNPTKTLKQSPRLLQSAPFNSPPLFLNTHHLPTLTLSSRSRNKRYLLFRIGCKLKTSKDRQNKPMPKKITVPDAAPSVSEGNEGSPPEFRISDGISFVGFFRKMPRRILSGLSNLPLAIGEMFTIAGLMALGTFIDQGEAPDFYFQKYPEENPVLGFFTWRWVLGLGFDHMFSSPVFLGMLVLLAASLMACTYTTQIPLVKVARRWSFLHSADVIRKQEFSDSLPRASIQDLGVILMGAGYEVFLKGPSLYAFKGLAGRFAPIGVHLAMLLIMGGATLSAVGSFRGSVTVPQGLNFVVGDVLGPSGFLSTPTPAFDTEVHVNRFYMDYYDSGEVSQFHTDLSLFNLDGKEVMRKTISVNDPLRYGGITIYQTDWSISALQILKDGEGPYNLAMAPLKVNGDKKLYGTFLPVGDTDSSDVKGISMLARDLQSIILYDQEGKFAGVRRPSSKLPIEIDSVKIVIEDAIGSSGLNLKTDPGVPIVYAGFGALMLTTCISYLSHSQIWALQDGTTLVIGGKTNRAKLEFPEEMNHLLDKVPEIVGSGDPLNGLIGQPITIDSSLPEQSESITGEF; encoded by the exons ATGCTTCTGCAAGCTCTGCCAATGGATCTTCTAAACCCCACCAAAACCCTGAAACAGTCCCCACGTCTTCTTCAATCAGCACCGTTCAATTCTCCACCTCTCTTCCTCAACACCCATCATCTCCCCACTCTCACTCTCAGTAGCCGCAGTAGGAATAAGAGATATCTCCTTTTCAGGATTGGGTGCAAGCTCAAAACCTCCAAAGATAGGCAAAACAAGCCAATGCCCAAGAAGATAACCGTCCCCGATGCCGCCCCTTCAGTTTCCGAAGGGAATGAAGGCAGTCCCCCCGAATTCAGAATATCTGATGGAATTTCCTTCGTGGGTTTCTTTAGAAAGATGCCTAGAAGGATTCTATCAGGTCTCTCCAACCTCCCTTTGGCTATTGGAGAGATGTTCACCATTGCAGGCCTTATGGCTTTGG GCACATTCATAGATCAGGGCGAGGCCCCAGATTTCTATTTCCAGAAGTATCCAGAAGAAAATCCAGTCCTAGGATTTTTCACTTGGAGATGGGTTCTTGGGCTCGGCTTCGACCACATGTTTTCCTCTCCTGTCTTCCTTGGAATGTTGGTTCTTCTCGCTGCATCGCTCATGGCCTGTACTTACACGACACAGATACCTCTGGTTAAAGTTGCAAGAAG ATGGTCTTTCTTGCATTCAGCTGATGTTATTCGCAAGCAGGAATTCTCGGACTCTCTGCCGCGGGCTTCAATTCAAGATTTGGGTGTTATTTTGATGGGTGCAGGATATGAG GTGTTCTTAAAAGGGCCATCCTTGTATGCCTTCAAGGGGCTGGCTGGTCGATTTGCCCCCATTGGAGTACATTTGGCGATGTTGCTGATAATGGGAGGAGCAACTCTCAGTGCTGTGGGAAGCTTTCGAGGTTCAGTGACTGTTCCTCAAGGACTGAATTTCGTTGTGGGGGATGTACTGGGTCCAAGTGGCTTCCTTTCTACTCCTACACCGGCTTTTGACACTGAAGTCCATGTTAACAGATTCTACATGGACTATTATGATAGTGGAGAG GTGTCGCAATTCCACACTGATCTTTCACTGTTCAACTTGGACGGGAAAGAAGTCATGAGGAAAACAATCAGTGTAAATGACCCACTAAGATATGGAGGGATCACAATATACCAGACGGATTGGAGtatctcagcccttcaaataCTAAAGGATGGTGAAGGTCCTTACAATCTGGCTATGGCACCTTTGAAGGTGAATGGAGACAAGAAGCTTTACGGGACATTCCTACCAGTTGGAGACACCGATTCTTCTGATGTGAAGGGAAT ATCGATGCTTGCACGTGATCTGCAGTCCATTATCTTGTACGATCAAGAGGGGAAATTTGCTGGAGTCCGCCGGCCTAGTTCAAAACTTCCAATCGAAATCGATTCCGTAAAAATTGTGATCGAAGATGCAATTGGTAGTAGCGGCCTTAATTTGAAG ACGGACCCAGGTGTGCCGATTGTATATGCCGGATTTGGAGCTTTGATGCTCACTACTTGCATCAGTTATTTATCTCATTCGCAG ATATGGGCCCTGCAAGATGGAACAACTTTGGTCATTGGAGGGAAGACTAATCGGGCGAAGCTTGAGTTTCCAGAAGAGATGAATCACCTACTCGATAAGGTTCCAGAAATAGTAGGCTCTGGGGACCCCCTCAACGGCTTGATTGGTCAACCAATAACAATAGATTCATCTCTTCCCGAGCAGTCCGAAAGCATCACTGGCGAGTTTTAG